The Cucumis melo cultivar AY chromosome 6, USDA_Cmelo_AY_1.0, whole genome shotgun sequence genome includes a region encoding these proteins:
- the LOC103491778 gene encoding triacylglycerol lipase 2 isoform X1, whose translation MASFRGFSVVMTMVLTVVLGGCCVGGHGVVIGPTEELGICASAVTIYGYKCQEIQVTTKDGYILSVQRISEGRRGNGGKSKKQPVIIQHGVLVDGVTWLLNSPEQNLPMILADDGYDVWIANTRGTRFSRRHTTLNPTDQAFWNWSWDELVLYDLPAVFDHVFQQTSQKIHYVGHSLGTLIVLASLSEGKLVNQLHSVAFLSPIAYLSHMTTPIGVLAARSLLPEKVYGLLGIAEFNPKGKEVGELLKVWCTHPGVNCYDLLSAFTGHNCCLNSSTVELFLKNEPQSTSTKNMVHLAQTVRSGVLAKYNYGRTDYNLMHYGEINPPLYNLSNIPHDLAIFISYGGRDALSDVKDVNRLLDHFKLHDVDKFAVQFIQNYAHADYIMGVDANNIVYNSVISFFKKHGSV comes from the exons GGCGTCGTTATTGGTCCCACTGAGGAATTGGGCATCTGTGCTTCTGCTGTTACCATTTATGGCTATAAGTGCCAAGAAATTCAG gTTACAACGAAAGATGGATACATTTTGAGCGTGCAAAGAATCTCGGAAGGTCGTCGTGGAAATGGTGGTAAAAGCAAGAAGCAGCCGGTCATTATACAGCATGGTGTGCTTGTG GACGGAGTAACATGGCTATTGAATTCGCCGGAACAAAACCTGCCAATGATACTTGCTGATGATGGGTACGATGTTTGGATCGCAAATACTCGAGGCACTCGGTTCAGCCGCCGACATACCACGCTGAACCCAACCGACCAAGCTTTCTGGAATTGGTCTTGGGACGAGCTGGTACTCTATGATCTTCCCGCAGTTTTCGACCATGTTTTTCAACAAACTTCTCAGAAGATCCACTACGTTGGTCATTCACTA GGAACACTAATAGTACTAGCCTCATTGTCGGAAGGGAAGTTGGTGAACCAATTGCATTCCGTGGCATTCTTGAGCCCAATCGCATATCTCAGCCACATGACTACCCCTATTGGTGTCCTTGCTGCCCGATCACTTCTCCCCGAG aAGGTTTACGGGCTGTTGGGTATTGCAGAGTTCAATCCAAAAGG GAAGGAAGTGGGGGAACTTCTGAAAGTTTGGTGCACTCACCCAGGAGTCAATTGCTACGATTTGTTATCTGCTTTCACTG GACATAATTGTTGTCTCAATTCATCTACCGTTGAACTCTTTCTGAAGAACGAACCTCAATCAACATCGACAAAGAACATGGTTCACTTAGCCCAAA CTGTTAGAAGTGGAGTATTGGCAAAATACAATTATGGGAGAACAGACTACAACTTGATGCACTATGGAGAAATCAATCCCCCATTATACAATCTCTCCAACATTCCACATGACCTCGCCATTTTCATCAGCTATGGCGGTCGAGACGCCCTCTCTGATGTGAAAGACGTCAACCGCCTCCTCGACCATTTCAAGCTTCATGACGTTGACAAGTTCGCCGTCCAGTTCATCCAGAACTATGCCCATGCTGATTACATCATGGGGGTTGACGCCAACAACATTGTTTACAATTCTGTCATTTCCTTCTTTAAGAAGCATGGTTCAGTCTAA
- the LOC103491778 gene encoding triacylglycerol lipase 2 isoform X2: MASFRGFSVVMTMVLTVVLGGCCVGGHGVVIGPTEELGICASAVTIYGYKCQEIQVTTKDGYILSVQRISEGRRGNGGKSKKQPVIIQHGVLVDGVTWLLNSPEQNLPMILADDGYDVWIANTRGTRFSRRHTTLNPTDQAFWNWSWDELVLYDLPAVFDHVFQQTSQKIHYVGHSLGTLIVLASLSEGKLVNQLHSVAFLSPIAYLSHMTTPIGVLAARSLLPEVYGLLGIAEFNPKGKEVGELLKVWCTHPGVNCYDLLSAFTGHNCCLNSSTVELFLKNEPQSTSTKNMVHLAQTVRSGVLAKYNYGRTDYNLMHYGEINPPLYNLSNIPHDLAIFISYGGRDALSDVKDVNRLLDHFKLHDVDKFAVQFIQNYAHADYIMGVDANNIVYNSVISFFKKHGSV; encoded by the exons GGCGTCGTTATTGGTCCCACTGAGGAATTGGGCATCTGTGCTTCTGCTGTTACCATTTATGGCTATAAGTGCCAAGAAATTCAG gTTACAACGAAAGATGGATACATTTTGAGCGTGCAAAGAATCTCGGAAGGTCGTCGTGGAAATGGTGGTAAAAGCAAGAAGCAGCCGGTCATTATACAGCATGGTGTGCTTGTG GACGGAGTAACATGGCTATTGAATTCGCCGGAACAAAACCTGCCAATGATACTTGCTGATGATGGGTACGATGTTTGGATCGCAAATACTCGAGGCACTCGGTTCAGCCGCCGACATACCACGCTGAACCCAACCGACCAAGCTTTCTGGAATTGGTCTTGGGACGAGCTGGTACTCTATGATCTTCCCGCAGTTTTCGACCATGTTTTTCAACAAACTTCTCAGAAGATCCACTACGTTGGTCATTCACTA GGAACACTAATAGTACTAGCCTCATTGTCGGAAGGGAAGTTGGTGAACCAATTGCATTCCGTGGCATTCTTGAGCCCAATCGCATATCTCAGCCACATGACTACCCCTATTGGTGTCCTTGCTGCCCGATCACTTCTCCCCGAG GTTTACGGGCTGTTGGGTATTGCAGAGTTCAATCCAAAAGG GAAGGAAGTGGGGGAACTTCTGAAAGTTTGGTGCACTCACCCAGGAGTCAATTGCTACGATTTGTTATCTGCTTTCACTG GACATAATTGTTGTCTCAATTCATCTACCGTTGAACTCTTTCTGAAGAACGAACCTCAATCAACATCGACAAAGAACATGGTTCACTTAGCCCAAA CTGTTAGAAGTGGAGTATTGGCAAAATACAATTATGGGAGAACAGACTACAACTTGATGCACTATGGAGAAATCAATCCCCCATTATACAATCTCTCCAACATTCCACATGACCTCGCCATTTTCATCAGCTATGGCGGTCGAGACGCCCTCTCTGATGTGAAAGACGTCAACCGCCTCCTCGACCATTTCAAGCTTCATGACGTTGACAAGTTCGCCGTCCAGTTCATCCAGAACTATGCCCATGCTGATTACATCATGGGGGTTGACGCCAACAACATTGTTTACAATTCTGTCATTTCCTTCTTTAAGAAGCATGGTTCAGTCTAA